One window of the Danaus plexippus chromosome 25, MEX_DaPlex, whole genome shotgun sequence genome contains the following:
- the LOC133319579 gene encoding piggyBac transposable element-derived protein 1-like yields the protein MASKQQSVGGTRNLQLTRAHKILALVPAQNACSDDSSTSDEEANAYIPPSPDTSDPPSIASSLNYQWLKAVFRHNVSLEENLYNLHQTQIETVLDYFYFFFSPDLITDIVYNTNLYAVEQLGRSIQLTEDEIKSFLAIQIMMGIVQMPAYTDYWARKTRYPLIADLMPLKKYQQIRRYIHFVDNTLQDSDRYFKIRPLMEKIRKNFLKIEEEGKYSIDEMMIPYKGRKAGKRKQYIKMKPKKWGFKNFVRAGVSGIIYDFILYVGDDTFRGLTFSEKEATIGLGGMVVLALCQTIKKKPAIVYADNFFMSPELTYILREEYGILSLGTIRTNRLRGCQELLPTDKQLKRRNAVLAPRWFAIRISWQS from the exons ATGGCTTCGAAACAACAAAGTGTTGGCGGGACCCGG AACTTACAACTAACTCGCGCCCATAAGATCTTGGCTTTGGTACCCGCTCAAAACGCATGCTCTGACGATAGTTCCACATCTGATGAGGAAGCAAATGCTTATATACCGCCTTCACCAGATACCTCTGATCCACCTTCAATAGCATCATCACTAAATTATCAATGGTTAAAAGCAGTATTTCGTCACAATGTATCTCTTGAAGAAAACTTATACAATCTCCATCAAACACAAATAGAGACAGTActggattatttttatttctttttttctccTGACTTAATTACtgacattgtttataatacaaatttatatgcagTTGAACAACTAGGTCGATCTATTCAGCTGACAGAAGATGAGATTAAAAGCTTCCTGGCCATTCAAATCATGATGGGTATAGTACAGATGCCAGCTTATACTGACTATTGGGCAAGAAAAACAAGATACCCTCTCATTGCTGATCTTATGCCTCTCAAAAAGTATCAACAAATACGTCgatatattcattttgttgATAATACTTTGCAAGATTCAGACCGTTATTTCAAGATTCGCCCCCTAATGGAGAAAATACGCaaaaattttctgaaaattGAAGAAGAAGGAAAATATTCCATTGACGAGATGATGATACCTTATAAAGGTCGTAAAGCAGGTAAACGAAAGCagtacataaaaatgaaacctAAGAAATGGGGGTTTAAGAATTTTGTCCGTGCGGGTGTTTCGGGTATCATCTACGATTTTATTCTGTATGTTGGCGACGATACCTTTCGTGGACTGACTTTTTCAGAGAAAGAAGCTACAATTGGTTTAGGAGGTATGGTAGTGCTTGCATTGTGTCAAACTATAAAGAAAAAGCCGGCCATTGTGTATGCtgataacttttttatgtCGCCTGAACTAACATATATTCTGCGGGAAGAATACGGGATCCTTAGTCTAGGAACAATAAGGACTAATCGTCTCAGAGGCTGTCAAGAGTTATTGCCAACtgacaaacaattaaaaagaagAAACGCGGTTCTAGCGCCCAGGTGGTTTGCAATAAGAATAAGTTGGCAGTCGTAA